The genome window TGTTAGCCTTATGAAAAGGCCATTTTCCAcctagttcatattttcacctcTAAAGTAACAGCGCTAAAGtggtataaataaattttaatacagAGTTTAGGCAAACAGATATGTACTGTacgtgggctttaacctgaaataatcataatatcactgattacattaaagctgatcagattatttttagcttccaCCCTTTAGCTATTTCTACAAACCCTTTTTCTATCAACGACATGTACTTAATATACATAATAGACTAgttataaatatgtatacaaTAGTCACTTCATTTAAAGAGCAATGGCAATGCACTTATTATAGGTCTTCTTTAATGCTCTGTGGCTTGGCTGTTCTTACGCAACAGATCTGCTtgcaaaataatataatattcacactgataatgtttaattatattttattttaagtgttaGGCTGTTTAAAGAAGCAGTGTGATGTGTAATAGGCCTAATAAAGTGTGATTAAGTAACAGCTACTGTAACAAGAACAATGTCTTATTTAGAATTTTTCTCATATGATTGGTTGGCTTTTCTCGCAGTATGCCGGAGGGCTTTCCATGGGTGGAACGCTCATGGACACAGCGTTCACTGCACTGAGCCCCTGTTTAGGAAAGGAGAGAGATTACACTGTTTTTAATCTCATCTTCACATTGTAATGAAAGCATTTGCATTTGCATGACAAACTAATCAAATTAATTGATTTTACactaataaagctttattaatgaGTGCCAATATAATAGCAATTATTTTACTCTtagaaaatgtgcttttcatcCAAACAAGCATACTCATATTTTGatcaataaaaacacatgaaaatacaaaaattagatttttgtaTGAATGCGGTTTTAAACTTTCAATGCTGTGATCTCACCAGTTGTGCTTGATAAGCTGGGATGGAACTGACCACAGGAACACCACTCTCAGGGTTCGGAACCACATTGATGATGTTCAGCTATACAACACATGAACGGAGCTTCATAGTTGGACAATATTTACACAAGTTCACAACAGTAACAACACTCTAAATTGTTTCCTAAAGTTACAGTGGAATCCAGTAGATTGTTCTTGATTCTTCACCTTTTCAATGCCACACAAATCTTTGCACATCCAGACATTGTAATATTCGCCCTCTAAAttagttatatttaatttgttttagtaCATTTGGTAGTTTGTGGACTGCAGTCTTTAAGTCATTGCATAGATTTTCAGTGGGGTTTTAGTCTGGGCCTTTTTCTCCTTCAACCACTCTGTGGTCAGTTTTcttgtgtgctttgggtcattgtcatgtttaaagGCAATTCTTCTTCCATTTAACAACTTTCTGGCAGAGTGCAGCAGATTTTCACTaagaatttgatttaattttgctccatttttcttttatcctgACAAGTGCTTCAGTCCCTCCTGCAGAGAAACACCCCTATAACAGGATATTATTACtcccatgctttactgtaggaaTGGTAAGTGGTATTGGACTTCCACCAGACATATTGTTTGGTGTTGTGAAATAATACAATTTTACTCTTATCTGACCATAACATCTTTTTCCATGTGGCCTCAGAATGTACAAGGTGCGTTTTAAAAAGCTTAATGACTTTGTCTTGTAACGCTCCCATGCCACATTTGTTAAGAATTTGTGATCCTgttgtcacatgcacacaatgacCACTTTTTGTCGTAAATTCCTGCAACTACTTCAGAGTGGCTGTAGGCCTCTTGGTAGCTTTTGTGACTAGTTTCCTCTTGGCTCTTTCCATCGAGTTTGGCGCGACCTCCTGATCCAGGGAGGGTTTGTGTTGTGTCAACCAACGCAGCTAATCAAAATGACCAGAGCTGATTACAAGAGAAAGTAAAATGCCCTTGTGTGCCATTGAGAAAGTTATGATAATTTTTAGATAGGGGTGACCTTTTTAAATAAgtgattgattttttaaaattctttctgACATGGTGgtgttatatattttacttggatgttaaaagttACACTGTGTAAATACAACTCgattaaacagtaataaaaaaactgtgtctgtcttcttttcaggctgcaaagcaataaaatgtaattattttaaatggggATAAATCTTTTCCCCGCTGTAGATATTAAGGTGGCAGTAGTTAATGTCCCATCAACACTGGTTGCTTTCAAGAACTCAAACAGAATGTCTCGTAATCTTACGCAATAGAAAATctgaatctaaaataaataaaataaaatgttgcttaCAGTAGGTTGATAGGAGCATGTAGCTTTGCAGGTAAAGGCTGAAATTATGATAGAGATGACAAAATGGAGCAGAGAGAAAACCAGCAGAACACCAGTGATTCCATTGGTACGGCTCTGAAAAAAATCCATCATGACcaattcatgtaaaaaaaaatcctgacatTTAAAGTCACTCACTTTTATTAGTCATTTTGcttattttcaaataaacacactggtaccttggcatacgtGATCCGCTTTAGAGGCGAGTTGTTAAGGCGaaattgtgaaacgcattttcctaTAGGAAATGGACCAAAATATTTTGGCCAGccatccaaaaatattaccaatatatacaaatttcaaacactataaacattttttgcatataaaaacatccAAAATGTAACTACTTATGCCTGCTTTGCTTGACTTTCCGCTAATGCAAACAAGTTCTAACCGGTTCCCAGACATACCCGCGACTTAGTTAAAAACGCTTTGTATGCTTTTGTATTCAAATTCTGTGCAAAATTTCATGTCTTGTGAAAATTTTAGAGGCTGACATTCATATGCTGAGGTACCAATGTAATGGtgtctttatttacatttaggcatttggcagacgctcttatccagagcaacttttttatctcattttttaTCAGAgcaacatttttatctcattacacatctgagcagttaaggggttaagggcctcgctcaagggcccaacagtggcaaattggtggttgtgggctttgaacctgggatcttccgaaccgtagtccaatgccttaaccactgagctacccctggcccctttATTTTGTCATGCCTCATGCTAAAacataaatcaatcaataaataaatcataccaCTGCAATTCCGTTAGGGCCACAGGTATACCAGTCATCATGGGAGAAGCAGGGTCTGCTCAACGGCCCAATCACCAAatccaaagaaaagaaaatgatggcGATTCCTGCAGCTATTAAGCTAATAATATTCAGCACCATTGCAGCCTTCACCTGAGAGAACAACAGCCAAAAgctacatgaaaatattagcaaagatgctttgttttttattgatattgtaAGCTCACATGGCACTTTCCTGAAAGCATGTGGTGAACGCAAATATCTCTGACTCTcacaaatatatatgtatataggtagatatatattttaactGATTATTATGAAACATTTGGATTAATTTCATGATTCATGTTTCTGTCACACCTGAGCCATCTCAGCCCTGGGGAATAAGATCTGGCTCACCGGATTACTTAGccgtcgctttgtctcccctagtgtgtctacgtgtgtaatgattttccttattttattttcctttccttATTTATTCCAGTCCTGTCTGTTCACTGTTGTGCACCCTTGTGACATGTTTGTTAGTTGCTACGTGTTTGTGCCACGTGTACTCTCCCCCAGGACTGAATGGTGTCTGCAGGGACGGGCACGTTATGTTTTTTGGGAAGACCACCGTCAGGGTCAAGGTCAAGGCAGAGAGAGGCTCAGCCCTCTGTATTAAACTCTAGGTGgagttttttacttttttacattttcttctcAAACAGCCCGTTTGCAGACTCAGCCTGGCGAGCCAACACTATATATAACACAACAATATATATAACTAGTGGTATATAGGGAGCAGAACGAAAATTAAATTGGATGACCGCTTGACTGTTCAGGAGCAAGCTAACATTGCAGCATGCTATCAAGTGTGGAAATATTCTCGTCTGGAGATATAATAAATGAACGATGCAAGAAGATGTGGCCGGTGCCTACGTTGAAATTCAAagatttgtttgcattttcttaagtaataaagtacatgtacaattagTTTAAATAAACTTCTATTTGAAATATGAACTTTATTAA of Clarias gariepinus isolate MV-2021 ecotype Netherlands chromosome 6, CGAR_prim_01v2, whole genome shotgun sequence contains these proteins:
- the LOC128526333 gene encoding membrane-spanning 4-domains subfamily A member 8-like, whose amino-acid sequence is MASAPIPLNNVGGGYTIVTQVIPSSTAGTTVEPNSSRVQSPLQKFLKGEPKALGTVQIMIGLLTILFGIVMAVHPWTISVYSGVVFWGSLLHIIAGSLAVAASNKLHACAVKAAMVLNIISLIAAGIAIIFFSLDLVIGPLSRPCFSHDDWYTCGPNGIAVSRTNGITGVLLVFSLLHFVISIIISAFTCKATCSYQPTLNIINVVPNPESGVPVVSSIPAYQAQLGLSAVNAVSMSVPPMESPPAYCEKSQPII